The Vicia villosa cultivar HV-30 ecotype Madison, WI linkage group LG1, Vvil1.0, whole genome shotgun sequence genome includes a region encoding these proteins:
- the LOC131602350 gene encoding calcium-binding protein CP1-like, which produces MCPSGRNLRLQPPTSDFRPAFDVLDTDSDGKISREDLRSFYATNSGGVSGGDDAIGAMMSVADTNLSGFVEYEEFEKVVSGEGEKRPLGCGAMEDVFKVMDRDGDGKVGYEDLKNYMALAGFQASDEDINAMIRLGGGDGNGGVSFDGLIRILAFDHLALDN; this is translated from the coding sequence ATGTGTCCTTCTGGCCGTAACCTCCGTCTACAACCTCCCACATCCGATTTCCGTCCGGCGTTCGACGTTCTCGACACCGACTCCGACGGTAAAATAAGCCGAGAGGATCTCCGTTCATTCTACGCCACCAACAGCGGCGGTGTTAGCGGCGGCGATGACGCGATCGGTGCGATGATGTCGGTGGCGGACACGAACTTGAGCGGGTTCGTGGAGTACGAGGAATTCGAGAAGGTTGTTAGCGGTGAAGGAGAAAAGAGACCGTTAGGGTGTGGGGCGATGGAAGATGTGTTCAAGGTGATGGATAGAGACGGTGACGGTAAAGTTGGTTATGAGGATTTGAAGAATTATATGGCGTTGGCTGGGTTTCAGGCAAGCGATGAAGATATAAACGCTATGATTAGGTTGGGCGGTGGTGATGGAAACGGCGGTGTTAGCTTTGATGGTTTGATTCGTATATTAGCTTTTGATCATCTTGCTCTGGATAATTAA